The following are encoded in a window of Pyrenophora tritici-repentis strain M4 chromosome 6, whole genome shotgun sequence genomic DNA:
- a CDS encoding CDC14, protein-tyrosine phosphatase, whose translation MASLLRQLVAGPRARHAEAGLDLCYVTDNIIATSGPSGTYPQRAYRNPLDALVKFLDSKHGDDWAIWEFRAEGTGYPDSEVHNRVYHYPFPDHHPPPFALIPNIMASMRNWLHEKPGRVAVVHCKAGKGRSGTASCSYLISEEGWPVNDALDRFTERRMRPNMGKGVSIPSQLRWIGYVDRWAKHGKTYVERQVEVLEVHCWGLRDGVKIQIEGFVEDGKLIKNFHTFTRDEREIVRGEVKTTGMAQAVQEVMYKNGFGPSKNSEGSKNGSTSSLEQPANVDGTAEAKSSQESLPMGTGDVVFRPSKRVVLPTNDINIDVERRNKAAFDLTMVTAVAHVWFNTYFEGNGPEQDSNADQSGNFEISWEAMDGIKGSSRKGTQAFERIAVVWRALSADEGRPGKVIKEPKEGEPVQQVEPADWRGTKGVEPSEGKDLGVRTSSPPNDKSDISRANSVRSENKKKQTVVNVPGRRDSGDSDTRDVRTHGPNGEEILSEPKDTHSSGETKGNGPAATGEVVSDPTLPSHVKDASTTASDSRSPDQIAGSHHGTGSRIGEVVESVKYHVSGAPPTSDLPDGRPESEMKDAKEHGLGHMHLGKKNTSS comes from the exons ATG GCGTCGCTCTTGCGCCAACTAGTAGCGGGCCCTCGCGCCAGGCACGCTGAGGCAGGACTCGACCTGTGCTATGTGACAGACAACA TCATCGCCACGTCAGGCCCAAGCGGCACATACCCACAGCGCGCCTACCGCAATCCACTGGATGCGCTCGTCAAGTTCCTCGACTCCAAACATGGCGACGACTGGGCCATATGGGAGTTTCGCGCAGAGGGAACGGGCTACCCAGACTCGGAGGTGCACAACCGTGTCTACCACTACCCCTTCCCTGACCACCACCCGCCTCCCTTCGCCCTCATACCCAATATCATGGCCAGTATGCGCAACTGGCTGCACGAGAAACCCGGCAGAGTGGCGGTGGTGCACTGCAAAGCCGGGAAGGGGCGGTCTGGTACTGCCAGTTGCAGCTACCTGATTAGTGAGGAGGGATGGCCAGTAAACGACGCTCTCGACCGCTTCACCGAGCGGCGCATGCGCCCGAACATGGGCAAAGGCGTCAGCATTCCCAGCCAGCTGCGGTGGATAGGCTACGTGGATCGCTGGGCGAAACACGGCAAGACATACGTGGAGAGGCAGGTTGAAGTACTTGAAGTCCACTGCTGGGGACTCCGTGACGGCGTCAAAATACAAATAGAAGGCTTCGTCGAGGACGGCAAGCTCATCAAGAACTTTCACACCTTCACGCGAGACGAAAGGGAGATTGTTCGGGGCGAAGTCAAGACTACCGGTATGGCACAGGCCGTACAGGAAGTCATGTACAAGAACGGCTTTGGCCCATCCAAGAACAGTGAGGGCTCCAAGAATGGAAGCACGTCCTCGTTGGAACAACCGGCCAATGTCGATGGCACTGCTGAAGCAAAGTCATCACAGGAAAGTCTCCCCATGGGCACAGGCGACGTCGTCTTCCGTCCATCCAAGCGCGTTGTTCTACCCACCAATGACATCAACATTGATGTCGAACGGCGCAACAAGGCTGCCTTCGACCTCACAATGGTCACTGCAGTTGCTCACGTGTGGTTCAACACCTACTTCGAAGGCAACGGCCCAGAACAAGATAGCAATGCAGATCAATCTGGCAATTTTGAGATTTCCTGGGAAGCCATGGATGGCATCAAGGGCTCGTCGCGAAAAGGCACACAAGCCTTTGAGCGAATAGCGGTAGTGTGGCGCGCACTATCTGCCGACGAAGGCCGGCCTGGCAAAGTTATCAAAGAACCAAAAGAAGGCGAGCCCGTTCAACAAGTAGAACCGGCAGACTGGAGGGGCACCAAGGGAGTGGAGCCTTCCGAAGGCAAGGACTTGGGCGTACGCACGTCGAGCCCGCCAAACGACAAATCCGACATCAGCCGGGCAAACAGCGTGAGAAGCGAAAACAAGAAGAAACAAACCGTTGTCAATGTCCCCGGGAGGAGAGACAGCGGAGACAGCGATACTAGAGACGTGCGAACTCACGGCCCGAACGGCGAGGAAATCTTGAGTGAGCCGAAGGATACCCACTCAAGCGGGGAGACTAAAGGGAACGGGCCGGCAGCAACAGGAGAGGTCGTTTCCGACCCCACGCTACCCAGTCATGTGAAAGATGCTAGCACCACAGCTAGTGATTCGAGATCTCCAGACCAGATTGCCGGGTCGCACCATGGCACCGGGAGCCGTATTGGCGAGGTTGTGGAGAGCGTCAAATATCACGTCTCGGGCGCGCCTCCCACTAGCGACTTACCCGACGGAAGGCCTGAGAGTGAGATGAAGGATGCAAAGGAGCACGGGCTGGGACACATGCATTTGGGTAAGAAGAACACAAGTTCATGA
- a CDS encoding SpoVK, ATPase AAA+ class: MKIHDWKLVESNTVQKDEFDCVFTVRRRLNWEGKYQETQLDIKSKLLRNALQEVFKDCKSISLVEDIPQIDPHTLFHYYDELKNFTKKTLKTRLKKAKRSKEQKRLKHQIQQCKLLLSYIDEDYTATRKALKPMLKAGTITYDLVWALFKPNTIAFTPTYQNKDDPRCFKVDTAYEYESWMTGVKSWYVDGKYLEYDGKSFGLGDHQIFIQAFKGHKKITSLAAYPLKYHKDPEGIKKQLISRGMKFVALQGMNYRLQKGIAYMKHKNSIIRFIINGRVMVDPAIFRRINPNYPLSYLKQDELAQNEEEEDEDDDDDCCCESDEEEKNEEKDKMRIVMWKDKKGKKHPIRVPQSVVDKEKGEGTGQQLSGDEDVSETKRHVFTEEELLIASPVVLGFAFSEKLWLEFSLSGIDEIKWNAEAFSSLVLPSQIKQNLKGLVSSHRFNAAKTIDDVIQGKGKGLNVVLHGPPGVGKTLTGESIAEYLKCPLYAVSAGELGTNSRSLETDLNRIMDITHSWGAILLLDEADVFLEARQPHDIHRNSLVSVFLRLTEYYQGILFLTTNRVETFDEAFQSRIHMGIRYDNLPAKARKKIWQHHVGKVEKMSREAEAEADKKGGTTKKEEKDKDEKEVKPFTDADFDELSKRNMNGRQIKNTVKTSQSIALAEKSVFSMEYVKRVLDVAEAFEDDMRGGKGYRDAMRQYT, from the exons ATGAAGATACATGACTGGAAACTTGTCGAAAGCAACACGGTCCAGAAGGATGAATTTGACTGCGTCTTCACTGTGCGCAGGAGGCTCAACTGGGAAGGCAAGTACCAGGAAACCCAGCTGGACATCAAATCGAAGCTACTTCGGAATGCGCTGCAAGAGGTGTTCAAGGATTGCAAGAGCATCAGCCTGGTCGAAGATATACCTCAAATCGATCCTCATACGCTCTTCCACTACTATGATGAGCTGAAGAACTTCACCAAGAAAACGTTGAAGACGAGGCTCAAGAAGGCCAAAAGGTCGAAGGAGCAGAAGCGACTGAAACATCAGATTCAGCAATGCAAGCTACTTTTGAGCTATATCGACGAAGATTACACAGCAACACGGAAAGCGCTGAAGCCTATGCTGAAAGCGGGCACAATCACGTACGACCTGGTCTGGGCCTTGTTCAAGCCGAACACGATTGCATTCACTCCGACCTACCAGAACAAGGATGATCCGCGATGCTTCAAGGTTGATACAGCTTATGAATATGAGAGCTGGATGACGGGTGTCAAGTCCTGGTATGTAGACGGGAAGTACCTGGAGTACGATGGCAAATCCTTTGGTCTTGGGGATCACCAAATTTTTATCCAAGCATTCAAGGGACACAAGAAGATTACAAGTCTTGCCGCGTATCCACTAAAGTACCACAAAGATCCAGAG GGCATCAAGAAGCAGCTCATCTCCAGGGGCATGAAGTTTGTCGCACTTCAGGGCATGAATTACCGTCTACAAAAGGGCATCGCCTACATGAAGCACAAAAACAGCATCATTCGCTTCATCATCAATGGGCGTGTCATGGTCGATCCCGCGATCTTCCGTCGTATCAATCCCAACTACCCGTTGTCCTATTTGAAGCAGGACGAACTGGCTCAgaacgaagaagaggaggacgaagatgacgatgacgactGCTGCTGTGAATCAGACGAAGAAGAAAAGAATGAGGAGAAAGACAAAATGCGCATTGTCATGTGGAAAGACAAGAAGGGGAAGAAGCATCCCATCCGGGTTCCACAGAGCGTCGTTGATAAAGAGAAAGGCGAAGGCACTGGGCAACAGCTTAGCGGCGATGAGGATGTTTCGGAAACCAAGCGCCACGTCTTCACAGAAGAAGAACTTCTCATTGCTTCACCAGTAGTCCTCGGATTTGCTTTCTCCGAGAAGCTCTGGCTCGAGTTCTCACTCTCAGGTATTGATGAGATCAAGTGGAATGCCGAAGCTTTCTCCAGCCTCGTATTGCCCAGCCAGATCAAGCAGAACCTCAAGGGTCTCGTCTCTAGCCATCGCTTCAATGCTGCCAAAACCATCGACGACGTCATCCAGGGCAAGGGTAAAGGCCTCAACGTTGTACTCCACGGGCCCCCGGGCGTTGGCAAGACCCTAACCGGCGAGTCTATCGCCGAGTACCTCAAATGCCCTCTTTACGCCGTTTCCGCCGGCGAGCTCGGCACCAACAGCCGCTCTCTAGAAACTGACCTCAACCGCATAATGGACATTACCCACTCCTGGGGCGCCATCCTTCTCCTAGACGAAGCGGACGTTTTCCTCGAAGCACGCCAGCCCCACGACATCCACCGCAACTCGCTGGTCTCTGTATTCCTCCGCCTAACCGAGTACTACCAGGGCATCCTCTTCCTAACAACAAACCGTGTGGAAACCTTTGATGAAGCATTCCAGTCGAGAATCCACATGGGCATTCGATATGACAATCTCCCCGCCAAGGCAAGGAAGAAGATCTGGCAGCACCACGTTGGCAAGGTGGAAAAGATGAGCCGCGAGGCAGAGGCTGAAGCAGACAAGAAGGGCGGGACTacgaagaaggaggagaaaGACAAGGATGAGAAGGAAGTCAAGCCCTTCACCGATGCGGACTTTGATGAATTGAGTAAAAGAAATATGAATGGCCGACAG ATCAAGAACACGGTCAAGACCTCCCAATCCATTGCCCTGGCTGAAAAGTCTGTCTTCAGCATGGAGTATGTGAAGCGTGTGCTTGACGTTGCCGAAGCTTTCGAAGACGACATGCGCGGCGGAAAAGGGTATCGCGATGCTATGAGACAGTATACTTGA
- a CDS encoding Zn(II)2Cys6 transcription factor codes for MKAEDERTQPSTSPDAPPRKKQKRNKPTLSCEECVERKTKGVDNGLNTRDALFQLAVRVEQQELTLKYSEIANLIASSTDKVGAARSTGRSRKTSAKPSLQLGSDPQPQGKIQVQVPPTPVRTQYRSVSLSSSGSSPFLLSNIPYSNHTPAPFFGLGSEHPFANYWTSRGGLAEVVGVLPAKEQADILVAKYFDAVDPVYPMVHRRNFHADYERFWSLPQEEKQAADPVLVALHFVVYAMGTQFIHTPDNRERAQIAEFYISAAQQALRISSYLSRASVRTLQAMVLIGYFLMNDNHASDAWAFGGVLVRQAYAMGLHRDPDIITPRCSRSDKQQRRKLWQAIFFQDTFLTVLLKLPPTTVFSDIQPESLSDDLDDYIPNGSATNGATDSVINPMSISNIASDVDLYPPYELSDRRYIRSMWHMAELVSRTVCVPRSLASPLTTSIAHKAELVDKYFALHSSFPVELTVSDDAAIQTMAELNPRGLRQNLFFRSNFWHCVMAIQADENTTAGVPCDVKGALEAARMALQSFFHFWEYLKIDASVWWVFQHRAFEEALLMARILCQQAEPLSPSHTGLPPSADPLLRDAKDDARKCLEILDLVGIAPEMQKTRTEVLRTAFSDILW; via the exons ATGAAGGCTGAGGACGAGAGGACGCAGCCCTCAACAAGTCCTGATGCGCCACCCAGAAAGAAGCAAAAGCGCAATAAGCCCACGCTGAGTTGTGAGGAGTGTGTTGAACGCAAGACAAAA GGTGTGGACAATGGGTTAAATACAAGAGATGCTCTCTTTCAACTGGCTGTTCGAGTTGAACAACAAGAGCTTACGCTGAAG TATTCAGAAATCGCTAATCTAATCGCCTCGTCCACAGACAA AGTTGGCGCGGCGCGAAGTACGGGACGATCCAGAAAGACGAGCGCAAAACCTTCACTACAGCTTGGCAGTGACCCGCAGCCACAAGGCAAGATCCAG GTTCAGGTACCGCCAACACCTGTTAGAACACAGTATCGGAGTGTGTCATTATCATCATCAGGCTCCTCACCGTTCTTGCTGTCTAATATTCCCTACTCAAACCATACCCCGGCGCCCTTTTTTGGTCTTGGATCCGAACATCCTTTTGCTAACTACTGGACAAGTCGTGGGGGTCTTGCTGAGGTGGTTGGTGTATTGCCAGCCAAAGAACAAGCAGACATACTCGTTGCCAAATACTTCGATGCCGTCGACCCAGTTTATCCCATGGTCCACCGCAGGAACTTCCATGCAGATTATGAGCGCTTCTGGTCGCTGCCACAGGAAGAGAAACAGGCAGCCGATCCTGTCCTAGTAGCTCTTCACTTCGTCGTATATGCCATGGGCACGCAGTTTATCCATACGCCTGACAACCGAGAACGAGCGCAAATTGCCGAATTCTACATTTCAGCTGCTCAGCAGGCACTGCGGATATCATCATATCTTAGTCGAGCTTCAGTCAGGACATTGCAAGCTATGGTCTTGATAGGTTATTTCTTAATGAATGACAATCACGCCTCCGACGCATGGGCTTTTGGTGGTGTTCTAGTACGACAAGCCTACGCTATGGGATTACATCGCGATCCTGACATCATTACCCCCCGTTGTTCCCGAAGCGATAAGCAACAAAGGCGGAAGCTGTGGCAAGCCATCTTCTTCCAAGACACCTTCCTTACTGTTCTTCTAAAGCTTCCACCGACGACTGTCTTCTCGGACATCCAGCCAGAGTCCCTAAGCGACGATTTAGACGACTATATCCCCAACGGCTCCGCCACAAACGGCGCAACCGACTCTGTAATCAACCCCATGAGCATAAGTAATATTGCCTCGGATGTTGATCTATACCCACCTTATGAGCTTTCAGATCGCAGATACATCCGCTCAATGTGGCACATGGCAGAGCTCGTATCTCGTACAGTCTGCGTACCCCGGTCTCTAGCATCACCTCTCACCACATCCATTGCCCACAAAGCAGAGCTGGTCGATAAATACTTTGCCCTTCACAGCAGCTTCCCCGTGGAACTCACCGTCTCAGATGACGCTGCCATACAAACCATGGCAGAGCTGAATCCCCGCGGTCTGAGACAGAATCTCTTTTTCCGTAGTAACTTCTGGCACTGCGTCATGGCAATACAGGCCGACGAGAACACCACGGCCGGCGTACCCTGTGACGTCAAGGGCGCCCTAGAAGCAGCTAGAATGGCCTTGCAGTCCTTTTTCCACTTTTGGGAGTACCTTAAAATCGATGCTAGTGTGTGGTGGGTGTTCCAGCATCGCGCGTTTGAGGAGGCG CTTCTCATGGCACGCATCCTATGCCAGCAAGCAGAACCGCTGTCACCCAGCCATACAGGTCTGCCACCCTCGGCGGACCCTCTACTAAGAGACGCAAAAGACGATGCGAGGAAGTGTCTTGAAATCCTGGATTTGGTCGGCATTGCACCTGAGATGCAGAAGACGAGGACTGAGGTATTGCGGACGGCGTTTTCAGACATACTCTGGTAG
- a CDS encoding zf-C4H2 domain containing protein: MEDRSGQVLGIALTFLVLAWVTVGLRCYVRTFMVKGFGIDDYTMLLTLCFFTSYLVCQIGGALHGTGIRREKLTDANAQIALHFWFFCEIFYTLSTCMLKISVGFFLLRITIVRLHLWIIRFIMVVSAIVGVAYTSVVIFQCKPISYWWDLDTNHTGTCLSSTLVMNFTFVVSGLNSFADWVFAVLPVLIVKDLQMKKRMKFVVAGVIALAAIGCTATIARLPYTRTLKGYKGDFLYRTTDFAIWSTVEVGLGITAGSIATLRPLLKQAFEITRSASAMPWSKPSLSSGHMESGKELSNLKHSIQKSTTITTSRARRESAGSDEEIFLGSSMPSESWQHQQKLPTYITTTTVDDNRVARSQSQKGHPHRPNVERKGSPSGASSSTIDSKESANIPRAYVHGRF; encoded by the exons ATGGAGGACCGAAGTGGCCAAGTCCTAGGCATAGCTCTCACTTTCTTAGTCCTAGCATGGGTCACTGTTGGACTCCGCTGCTATGTGCG AACCTTCATGGTGAAGGGTTTCGGCATCGATGACTACACAATGCTCCTGACGTTATGTTTCTTCACATCATATCTCGTCTGCCAAATCGGCGGTGCCCTACATGGGACCGGTATACGCCGTGAGAAACTAACGGATGCCAACGCCCAAATAGCACTTCACTTCTGGTTCTTCTGTGAGATCTTCTACACACTATCGACGTGTATGCTCAAGATTTCCGTCGGCTTCTTCTTGCTGCGCATTACCATTGTCCGGTTACACCTCTGGATCATCCGCTTTATCATGGTCGTCTCAGCAATCGTCGGAGTCGCGTACACTTCAGTCGTCATCTTCCAGTGCAAACCCATCTCATATTGGTGGGATCTCGACACGAACCACACCGGCACCTGTCTTTCGTCAACACTGGTAATGAACTTTACCTTTGTAGTATCAGGGCTGAACTCGTTTGCCGACTGGGTGTTTGCAGTGCTCCCTGTTCTCATTGTCAAGGATCTTCAAATGAAGAAGCGCATGAAGTTCGTTGTGGCAGGCGTAATTGCTCTCGCAGCAAT TGGCTGTACAGCTACCATCGCTCGCCTTCCCTACACAAGAACCCTCAAGGGTTACAAAGGAGACTTCCTCTACCGAACCACAGACTTCGCCATCTGGAGCACAGTAGAAGTAGGACTAGGAATAACAGCCGGCTCCATCGCAACCCTACGACCACTCCTGAAACAAGCTTTCGAAATCACACGTTCGGCTTCCGCCATGCCCTGGAGCAAACCCTCCCTCTCCTCCGGCCACATGGAATCCGGAAAAGAGCTCAGCAACCTCAAGCACTCAATTCAGAAATCAACCACCATCACAACATCGCGGGCGCGAAGAGAAAGCGCGGGATCAGACGAGGAAATTTTCCTAGGCTCAAGCATGCCATCCGAGTCATGGCAGCACCAGCAGAAACTGCCCACTTACATAACAACAACCACCGTCGACGACAACCGCGTCGCCCGCTCGCAATCACAAAAAGGCCACCCGCACAGGCCCAACGTGGAGCGTAAAGGAAGTCCCAGTGGCGCCAGCTCGTCAACAATCGACAGCAAGGAATCGGCGAATATACCCAGAGCTTATGTCCATGGACGGTTCTGA
- a CDS encoding HolB, ATPase involved in DNA replication: MSSYSDIPTSFDPAQFLSDFDLPHNDAPASQSHSDELDALQECIAEDTQKKNSAGVVIKYRAWNVADIFRSEEVVIETPAKRRKHSPVKRIPTESSTEGRYFPSSPPVYNMPLISSPIAYPPSSSMLQPPSPKKRTRTEDAREPLKDVANNNAKRKIGGFLDDSDDEDDIEALKEHTLKRRAVSSIRDLPAVPEVLADYTPPASQDEFADPESIPVDELDNYSFKSQSQSPVKRPQTSHEPTSAQPMRGVLARNAAGKAIYIPKKAKQETQSYEEIIASRSVAVEGKARTSYYGLNIHQLMDEAKAADQEKALKSLSVNDLPQKSVEQPVCKNGKSNRTLMWTEKYRAKKFTDLVGDERTHRSVLRWLKAWDPIVFPGASKAKVKKAPKGFEEDEQRHRKILLLTGPPGLGKTTLAHVCARQAGYEVQEINASDERSGNVVKGRIRDMVGTENVRGVNTSTINGKIRKAGKPVCVIVDEVDGVVGGSGGSGEGGFVKALIDLVNLDEKNSKTLGQQQSTTSSKKKKGDRFRLLRPLILICNDVYHPSLRPLRQSSMAEIVHIRKPALSMVVSRMQDIFTKEGIQCDSDGVRRLCEATWGVSTKKEGGTGSGTGEGDIRGVMVVAEWIAGRLRSSHDSKSDGRPHLSRRWIEDNLINDLQHGGGAARSLGRGGAKDVVDRVFREGAGFPKQAETIDARTAAARAKSGVVGVAEAGKRRAMDRLREMVDTSGDCDRIITDCFTAYPEKPFQDDTLLSKPSAAYEWLHFHDTLNAAVHGSQEWELAPYLSNSVLAFHNLFASPIRSSSNPASDPDTQPTPFSGPGASFAAFEQYKASRSQLMSLQTSLTLPLTRMFRSPEEMALELIPYVLRMLSPDVKPVLVNTGATGSKSFATASVRKASEKELVRRAVDAMAATGVRFEKSRIETEDVANRSAGFVWRMEPALDALASFETLGGKKDDKVRYAVRSVLEQEWRKESALREHANRKRRGGQDEFDDEVDAEKKEKKTTEEKVAEANKKAVKRDFFGRIVQETDATRKEAKRKLDSGEMAGNVGRIWVSFHEGYSNAVRKPVTIDDIMRGL; encoded by the exons ATGAGTAGTTATTCAGACATACCTACCTCGTTCGACCCTGCCCAATTTCTATCCGACTTCGATCTTCCCCACAACGACGCGCCCGCCTCGCAATCCCATTCCGACGAACTCGACGCATTACAGGAGTGCATTGCCGAAGACACGCAAAAGAAGAATAGTGCAGGCGTTGTTATCAAATACCGTGCTTGGAACGTAGCCGATATATTCCGGAGTGAAGAAGTGGTTATTG AAACGCCTGCAAAGCGCCGGAAGCATTCACCAGTCAAGCGCATTCCTACCGAGTCGTCAACAGAAGGGCGATACTTTCCTTCCTCGCCTCCAGTTTACAACATGCCTTTAATCTCTTCGCCCATCGCATACCCGCCGAGCTCGTCGATGCTACAACCCCCGTCGCCAAAGAAGAGGACTCGCACTGAAGATGCGCGGGAGCCGTTGAAGGATGTGGCAAACAACAATGCGAAGCGCAAGATTGGAGGATTCTTGGACGACTCagatgacgaggatgacATTGAAGCGCTCAAGGAACACACCCTCAAGAGGCGGGCGGTCAGCAGCATCAGAGACCTACCAGCTGTTCCAGAGGTCCTAGCAGACTATACACCACCTGCGAGCCAGGATGAATTTGCAGATCCAGAATCGATACCTGTAGACGAACTCGACAACTACAGTTTTAAATCACAATCACAATCGCCGGTCAAGCGACCCCAGACATCACACGAACCCACTTCAGCACAACCTATGCGCGGTGTTCTGGCCCGTAACGCAGCAGGAAAGGCAATCTACATACCAAAGAAGGCGAAGCAGGAAACTCAGTCCTACGAAGAGATAATAGCGAGCCGCTCCGTAGCAGTAGAAGGAAAGGCACGGACCAGCTACTACGGACTCAATATCCACCAGCTCATGGACGAAGCGAAAGCGGCCGATCAAGAAAAGGCCCTTAAATCACTTTCCGTCAATGACCTACCGCAAAAGTCCGTCGAGCAGCCAGTCTGCAAAAACGGAAAGAGCAATCGCACACTCATGTGGACGGAGAAGTACCGAGCGAAGAAGTTCACAGATTTGGTTGGAGACGAACGAACACATCGATCAGTATTGCGCTGGCTTAAAGCATGGGACCCAATTGTTTTCCCCGGTGCTAGCAAAGCCAAAGTGAAGAAGGCACCCAAGGGTTTTGAGGAAGATGAGCAGAGACATCGCAAGATTTTGCTCTTGACGGGTCCACCTGGACTGGGAAAGACTACCCTTGCCCATGTTTGTGCGCGACAAGCAGGCTACGAAGTTCAAGAAATCAATGCGTCCGATGAACGTAGTGGGAACGTTGTAAAAGGCCGCATCCGGGACATGGTTGGCACTGAAAATGTACGTGGTGTCAACACGAGCACCATCAATGGCAAGATACGAAAAgcgggcaagccagtctgCGTCATCGTTGATGAGGTAGACGGTGTAGTGGGTGGCAGTGGTGGCTCAGGCGAAGGTGGTTTCGTCAAGGCCCTGATCGACTTGGTGAACTTGGATGAGAAGAACTCGAAAACACTGGGGCAGCAACAATCTACGACCAGCtcaaagaagaagaagggcgACAGGTTCCGACTACTACGCCCGCTTATCCTCATTTGCAACGACGTATACCATCCATCGTTACGGCCTTTGCGACAATCTTCAATGGCTGAGATCGTTCACATTCGTAAACCTGCGCTCAGCATGGTCGTCTCGCGCATGCAGGATATCTTCACAAAGGAAGGAATTCAATGTGATTCTGACGGAGTACGACGTCTATGCGAAGCCACTTGGGGCGTGAGCACGAAGAAGGAAGGTGGCACCGGCAGTGGCACTGGAGAAGGAGACATCCGTGGCGTAATGGTCGTTGCCGAGTGGATAGCAGGACGGCTACGTTCTTCACACGACTCCAAGTCGGACGGCCGACCACATTTATCACGGAGATGGATAGAGGACAATCTCATCAACGATTTACAGCACGGTGGTGGAGCAGCCCGTAGTTTAGGGCGAGGAGGCGCAAAAGATGTCGTTGACCGTGTGTTCCGCGAGGGCGCCGGCTTCCCCAAGCAAGCCGAGACAATTGACGCCAGAACAGCTGCTGCGCGGGCAAAGAGCGGCGTCGTCGGGGTAGCAGAAGCAGGGAAGCGGCGTGCTATGGACCGTCTTAGGGAAATGGTCGACACGAGCGGTGACTGCGACCGTATCATCACAG ACTGCTTCACCGCCTACCCCGAGAAGCCCTTCCAAGACGACACGCTCCTCAGCAAGCCCAGCGCAGCCTACGAATGGCTCCACTTCCACGACACGCTCAACGCCGCCGTCCACGGTTCCCAGGAATGGGAACTAGCCCCTTACCTTTCAAACTCAGTCCTCGCCTTCCACAACCTCTTCGCCTCGCCCATTCGCTCATCCTCAAACCCCGCTTCAGATCCAGATACCCAGCCCACGCCTTTCTCCGGCCCCGGCGCCAGTTTCGCAGCGTTTGAACAGTACAAAGCGAGTAGGAGCCAGCTCATGTCTCTGCAGACAAGTCTGACACTCCCGCTCACACGCATGTTCCGCAGCCCAGAGGAAATGGCGCTGGAACTTATACCGTACGTACTACGCATGCTCTCTCCAGATGTCAAACCCGTCCTCGTAAACACGGGTGCAACAGGTTCCAAGTCCTTCGCCACAGCCTCCGTGCGCAAAGCATCCGAAAAAGAGCTCGTGCGCAGAGCCGTCGACGCAATGGCCGCGACGGGTGTGCGCTTCGAGAAATCAAGAATAGAAACAGAGGACGTGGCGAATCGCAGTGCGGGCTTCGTGTGGCGTATGGAGCCTGCACTCGACGCGCTGGCGAGCTTCGAGACGCTGGGCGGTAAAAAGGACGATAAGGTTCGGTATGCGGTGCGTAGTGTGCTAGAGCAAGAATGGAGGAAGGAATCTGCGTTACGTGAACATGCGAATCGGAAGCGTAGGGGTGGCCAGGATGAATTCGACGACGAGGTTGATGCGGAGAaaaaggagaagaagactACGGAGGAGAAAGTCGCAGAGGCGAATAAGAAGGCTGTGAAGCGCGACTTTTTCGGTCGTATCGTCCAAGAGACGGATGCGACGAGGAAGGAGGCGAAGCGGAAGTTGGATAGTGGAGAGATGGCGGGAAATGTGGGCAGGATTTGGGTGAGCTTTCATGAGGGGTACTCCAATGCGGTCAGGAAGCCGGTTACTATTGATGATATTATGCGGGGATTGTAG